The DNA window TTCGCGACCGTGCATCTTTCCCCAGTCCGGACGCACCTGTTCAAAATCCGGGTGCAGGGCCGAGTACTTGATGCCGAACTTTCGCATGCCAACCGCGCAGCGATCCACGCCATACAGTTCTTCCGCCAGCGAGTAGTGCTCGGCGATAATCTCCCGCTGCTCAAACAGGCTCGGCGGATCCGGCAACGGCAAACCCGCGGCCAGCGCCCGGGCCTGCGAGAAAATCCAGGGGTTGCCAATCGCCCCCCGCGCCACGGTCACGCCGTCGACGCCTGTCTGGCGCATCATTTCCAGGCAATCCGCGGCCGAGAACAGGTCGCCGCTGCCCAGCACAATGCGATCCCCCAGGAACTGCTTGACTTCGCGCAGGAAATTCCAGTTGCTGGGGCCAATGTAGCGCTGTTTGACGGTTCGCCCATGGACCGTCACGGCGGCCACTCCGCGGGCAAAGGCGCCTTCCAGGATGGTGAAAAAGTTATCGCGGGCCTCGGCGGAGTCATCAATGCCGCGGCGCATTTTGACCGTGACCGGGATATGCGCCGGCGTGGCGTCGCGGGTGCGCTGGATGACTTCCAGGGCGACATCGGGCTGTCCCAAATGGAAGCCGCCGCGGCAGCGTCCCAGCACCTTTTTGACCGGGCAGCCAAAGTTGATATCGATCACATCAAAGCCGGCTTCCACCAGCTTTGTCGATGCGGCGGCGAACTGCTCCGGCTCGGCCCCCATCAACTGGCCGGCGACCGGATGTTCTTCGTCGGTCAGGTACAAGAAATGACTCGTCCGCTGACGCCCTTTAAGCGACAGCAGGAACTGATCGAGCATCACTTCGCACAGCGTGTACGAAGCGCCCAGCCGCCGGGCGATGACCCGCATGGGGCAATCGCTGTAACCCGACAAAGCCGCCTGAACGACGGGAAACCCGACGTACACAGGGCCAATCGAGAGCGGAGCAAGAGCAGGGGGGGGAACAGTCGCCACAGCTTCAGGTTCGTTCTCGAGGAAACGGTCGACTTGGAATCGCGAGGGAAATTACCTGGCGATTTTGGTTTCATCGTTTTGCGAAAAAGCAGACGTAGAAAGTCGACTAACCGTCGATTTCCGACGGCAATATCGTCCCACGTTTCTTGACGTCGCTTCTTCACCACGCGTCTTTATGCAGTGCTTTATTCGACGATGATCTCATCGACGGTGCCGCCCGACGGAATCATCGGCAGCACGTGCTCCTGGTAGGGCACTTGCACGTCCAGAACGTACGGTCCGTCGTAGTTGATCATCTCTTCGATCGCCGCGTCCAGCTCGCTCTTTTTGCTGACGGTGGCCGCGCCACACCCGTAACCTTTGGCGATCTGCACAAAGTCCGGGTAACGTTCCTTCGCGTAGGCGTGGTCGTCGGCGTCCTGGATGCCGCTGGCCAGTTCATGGTGAATCGGTCCCAGGTAGGTATGGGCCCGGTTCCCCTTCATGAAGCGATCTTCCCACTGCACCACCATGCCCAGGTGCTGGTTGTTGAGCAGCAGCACTTTCACCGGCAGGTTTTCGCAATAGCAGGTCGCCAGTTCCTGGATGTTCATCTGGAAGCTGCCGTCGCCGTCGATATCGATCACCAGGGCGTCGGGGTTGGCCGCCTGGGCGCCCATCGCTGAAGGCAGACCAAAGCCCATGGTTCCCAGGCCGGAGCTCGACATCCAGGTGCGGGGCGAGGTGAACTGAAAAAACTGGGCGGCCCACATTTGATGCTGACCGACGCCCACGCCGACGATGGTGTTCCGATCGGCCGTTTTCTGGGACAGCGTGCGGATGGCGTGCTGCTGCAGGATGCCGTCGAACTTTTCATCGTACTTGAAGGGGTGGGCTTTCTTCCATTCGGCGCACTGTTTGACCCAGGGCTCGATATTTTCGCACTTTTCGACCTGTTTGTTCAGTTCTGCCAGGGCGAACTTCACATCGCTGACAATCGGAAAATGGGCCGGCTTGTTCTTGTTGAGCTCCGACGGATCAATATCGATATGAATGATCTTCGCCTTCTTGGCGAATTCCGCCAGTTTGCCCGTCACGCGGTCATCGAACCGCACGCCCAGGGCGATCAGCAGGTCGCAATCGCGGACCGCATAGTTGGAGTACACGCTGCCGTGCATGCCCAGCATGTCGAGTGAGAGCGGGTCGGCGTTGGGGAAGACTCCCAGCCCCATGACAGTCATCGCCACGGGAATGCCCGTTTTACGGATAAAGGCCCGCAAATCTTCGCTGGCTTCGCTGGCGATCACGCCGCCGCCGGCGTAGATCACGGGGCGTTTGGCCAGCTTGATCGCGGCCGCCACCTGGCGAATCTGCTCCGGCTGGGCCAGGCGTTCTTCCATTTTGTAGCCGGGCAGGTTCATCGGCGCGTCCCAGTCGACTTCGCACGAATCTTCCTGCACGTCTTTGGGAATGTCGACCAGCACCGGACCCGGGCGGCCCGTCGTGGCAATATGAAACGCCTCACGCATGACGCGAGCCAGATCGCGAACGTCGGTCACCAGGTAATGATGCTTGGTAATGCCGCGGCAGACCTCGACAATCGGCGTCTCCTGGAACGCATCGGAACCAATGACGGGCGTTTTCACCTGGCCGGTAATGGCGATCAACGGGATACTGTCGAGCTTGGCGTCGGCAATCGCCGTCACCAGATTCGTGGCGCCGGGACCGCTGGTCGCCATGCAGACGCCCACCTTGCCGGTGGTGCGGGCAATACCTTGCGCGGCGAAACCGCCGCCCTGTTCATGGCGGGGCAGGATCGTACGAATCTGGTCGGAAAAACGCGTCAGCGCCTGGTGCAACGGCATGCTGGCGCCGCCGGGATAGGCGAACAGCAGCTTTACCCCGTGGTTTACCAACGATTTTACCAAGATGTCGGCGCCAATCATCACGGTCGAATGGGTCGATTGGTTCGTGGTAGCCACAGAAAAAATCCTCGTTCGCGAACTAAGTACCAGCGAGTCAAAATCGGGTTTGCTCTGATAATCGAAAAACCCGGCCAATTATCGAGTTTAGAAAGAAATGGGCGTTTCTTCAATTGGGCAAAACCCAATGCGGCTCTTCCCCTGCCTGTCAAAGCCCTGGCAACGCCTGTTTTAACGGTTTTTCAACTCCCGCGGGACCTGCTAAAAGTAATCTTCATCTTCCTGGACTCTTCCCCAGCCTGCCTCCGTTCGGCAGTCCCCCCCGTCAAGGATCGCCCCGCATGACGATCGCCCTGATCCTGGCGTCCCTGGTTCTGCTGGTCCTGTTCGGCGTTCTGACGTGGCATGCGCTCAACGATTTTTCCTACCTGGGGGGAGCGGGCGTACGCCACAGCTACTCCTGGGGAGCTCGTTGTTATGACGGCAAATGGCGATCCCCCAGCTATCAGAACGCGGCCCAGACCCGACAGCTGCTGGCCCCGTTACTGGAGCAGGCCGGCGGCGACCCGGCCGCGGTGGTCGTGGATCTGGCCTGCGGCACGGGCCGCTTTACCCGACTGATGCTGGCTGAAGAAGAATTCCGGGGGAAGATCATCGCGGTCGATTTCGCCCCCGGCATGCTGCGAGAGCTGCGCCGTGTCCTGCAGGAGATGCCGCCCGCCGCACAGTCGCGAGTGGAGATCCAGGAGCAGGACGTTCGCCAGTGGCGCCCTGCCGCCGAATCGCTGCAGGCGGTCGCGTTACTGGAAGCGGCCGAGATTATTCATCCGCTGGGCCCGACGCTGGAAGCGATCTTTGTCGGGCTGCAGCCCGGCGGCCTGCTGCTGACGACAGTCGTCGGCAACGGCTTCGGCTGGCTGTTCCCCGGACGACGCCAGGCCCGGGCCGAGTTCTCCGACTGGCTCGCCGAGATCGGCTTCGTCGAAATCCAGCGTCACCCCTGGCGGCGTCGCTACGACTGGCTGCTCGCCCGCAAACCACTCCCACCGGCTCGCTCCCATCCCCCGTAGTAGAGCTGGCCTCCCTTCCTGCAGGGGAGACGAGAAGCAGGTTGTGGCTGGGTCCATTAGGGCTGTGCTAGGGCCGTTCCTGGAGGAGGACGGTCCAGCCGCTGGGGCCGCGGGAGCGGGTTTGCATGGGGGCGACGACCTGGGCGGCGGCGACGGTCCAGTCGCCCTGGTACTGCGGATCGTATTCGCCCATGACGTCGTGGTAGCCGTCGAGGAGACGCTCGCCGGCGGTCGCAGGGGCCATGCGAGTGATCTTCTCGTACTCCTCCGGCGAAAGGTGCGGCGTGAGCAGGCTGCTGGTCTGGGGGTCCTCGTGCTGCTCGATCGCCTTTTGCAGGGCCGGGTGATGCAGGATCAGCCCTTGCTGGTTCACGGCCGAGGTATCGTCCGGCGTGCCGGCCAGCCGATCGGCGTACACGATCGCCAGGGCCGTTCCTTCTTCAAACGACCTGCCGACCGCCGTCATCTGCCCCAGTTCCACCGCCATGCCGATGACTCCCAGCACCTTGCCGCTGGATCCCTCGCGGATGGGAACCGAAAATGCCACCACGTACTCGCGATGCGTGCCGCGGAACGGACGCGTGATCGAGGGAGCCGTGAGCGGGGCCGGAGCCGCTCCTGCCTGCGGGGCGTAGTTGGCCCCTTGCCCATGAAAGTACTCGCGAGAGCTGTAGTGCTGGCCCAGGCTGCTGAAGCGATTCCCCTGATCGTCCAGGAACGGATAGCGTGCGACCTGTGTGCCGACACCATCGGCCGCATTGACGAACCAGCAATAGGCCGGCAACTCCTCCTCATAACGCTCCGCCGTCGTCTTCAACCAGGCGTTGAGGGGCGAGTCCGCCTGCAGTGACAGATGCTTGTCCGCCGCCTCGTCCTGCTTTTCCTCGCCTGCCTCAGGCGGCTCCAGCCAGGCGGCCAGACGCGGATCTCGGGCGGCCGCATCGAGAGCCCATAACCGGCGATCCATTTCATACGCCAGGGAATCGGCAGCCAACTCCACGCGGGCAATCATGCCGGCCCGTCGGGCCTGGCTTTCCCGCCGGGCCAGTCGCGACTGCAGGCCGACAAAAACGGCAGTCAGCAGACCGATCGCCAGCAGGGACGCCAGCGCTACTTGCGCCGCCCGATGATGGCGTCGCACAAAGCGACCCGCCGCCCGGGAGAACGGCTCGCGATAGCAGCTGACAGGTTCGTCGGCCAGGAAGCGGTTCAGATCGTCCGCCAGCGCCAGGGCCGACGCATATCGCTCGGCCGGATTAAGGGCCATCGCCTTCTGGCAGATCTTTGCCAATGCGTGCGAGACATCTGGCTTCCGCTTGCGGACGGACGGATAGTCGCCATGAATCACCTGACGCCGCAACAACGTTGCGACCGTCGTGTCATACGGCGTTTGGCCGGTCAGCAACACATAAAGGGTTGCTCCCAGACTGAACAGGTCGGAGCTGCGGGTGATCACAGCGTCGCCTGCGGCCTGCTCCGGGCTCATGTAGGGCAGGGTGCCGGTGTTCTGGCTGGACCCGCCGACGGGCGATTCCAGGGAGCCAAAGGCCAGGGTCAGTTCGCCGCTGGAACGCTCTTCTTCGCCGCGGGCGATCATGCGGGCCGAGCCCCAGTCGGCGACGAACGTTTCGCCGTATCGCCCCAGGATGATGTTCTGCGGTTTGATATCACAGTGCAGCACGCCCCGATTGTGCGCGTATGCGATCGTTTTGCAGACGGCGATAAAGTGCGTCAGCAGCTCGCGCAGGGCGATCGCATGGTCGCCCGCCGCACGCTGCGATTGCGGATGATGGAACCGCTGGATCGCTTCTTCCAGAGTCGGCCCGCGAATCAGCCGCATGGCGTAAAAGGGGCCATGCTCGGGATGTTCGCTCACGCCGTACACGGGGACCACGCCCGGATGCTCCAGCCGGCCCGTCACTTCGGCTTCGGCCAGGAACTGGCTTCTGGCGGCCGGGTCGTCGACGCATTTCGCCTGCATGAACTTGACCGCCACATGCCGCCGCAGATGGGCGTCTTCTGCGCGGTAGATCATGCCGAGCCCGCCGTCGGCCAGGTGCTCCAGGCGAACCAGGCGGGTCTCCAAGGCCACTTCGGGCAAGGCGCGTTCCGGCCGCGAGGTGGTAAAATCGCCAAAGCTGCCGGCCTGGGGCAGAAAATCGAGGCCGCGAAACAGCTCCTGCCAGGCATCGATCAGGCGGCGCACTTCGTCCGCAAGATGGGGCGCGGGAGCACACAGCGTCTGCAGATCGACGGTCTCGCCGGCCTGGGTCCGGTCCCGCCAGATATCAAACAGTTCCGTCGCCTGCAGCGAGCCGCTTGCGTTGCCGGTTTCCGGTTGCGATGATCCCACCAGTAGGTTTCTCCTGGAGCATTCCGGGTGTGGGCGTCGCCCTGCCGCAGGTTGCCCTGGCTTGCTGCTGCCCGGCGTCCCGTCGGCTGGCGAAGCCTTATTTGCAAGGCGATCCGACGGCTGACGGACGGTGCGTGCTTGATTGTAGGCGGCGACCATTTCCGCATCCAGAGTAACCTGTCTGGAGTTGCACCCGTTTTGGAAAGGGATTGATTGTTCTACCATTGGCAAAAGACGGGACTCGAGACAAGCAATTCACAAGGAACGGGTATGAGGCGATTTGCTCCCGGAAGTTCGTCTTGGGCTCAACAGCACCCCACGACCGGCGTGGCGGGTCTCGGCCTGGGCGACCTTGGTTTCCGGCTTGCCCCTTCCCATAAACAGAAACCGCAGCAATCGCCGCCGTCTGGGCCCGGCGTCCTAAAAATGCGTATTCGATTGGCAAGGTTGACCCGGCGCCCGGCATGAATTTCCTCGACTATACAGCGGAACTGGTTCGGCGGAGATTCCTCTGGCTCCTGGGAAGCGTGTACCTGCTGGCGTGGCTAGCGCCCGATCCGGGAACCGCCTTGTGTCAGGCCGCCGTGCCGCTGGGCGACGGGTTCC is part of the Lignipirellula cremea genome and encodes:
- the ilvB gene encoding biosynthetic-type acetolactate synthase large subunit encodes the protein MIGADILVKSLVNHGVKLLFAYPGGASMPLHQALTRFSDQIRTILPRHEQGGGFAAQGIARTTGKVGVCMATSGPGATNLVTAIADAKLDSIPLIAITGQVKTPVIGSDAFQETPIVEVCRGITKHHYLVTDVRDLARVMREAFHIATTGRPGPVLVDIPKDVQEDSCEVDWDAPMNLPGYKMEERLAQPEQIRQVAAAIKLAKRPVIYAGGGVIASEASEDLRAFIRKTGIPVAMTVMGLGVFPNADPLSLDMLGMHGSVYSNYAVRDCDLLIALGVRFDDRVTGKLAEFAKKAKIIHIDIDPSELNKNKPAHFPIVSDVKFALAELNKQVEKCENIEPWVKQCAEWKKAHPFKYDEKFDGILQQHAIRTLSQKTADRNTIVGVGVGQHQMWAAQFFQFTSPRTWMSSSGLGTMGFGLPSAMGAQAANPDALVIDIDGDGSFQMNIQELATCYCENLPVKVLLLNNQHLGMVVQWEDRFMKGNRAHTYLGPIHHELASGIQDADDHAYAKERYPDFVQIAKGYGCGAATVSKKSELDAAIEEMINYDGPYVLDVQVPYQEHVLPMIPSGGTVDEIIVE
- a CDS encoding class I SAM-dependent methyltransferase: MTIALILASLVLLVLFGVLTWHALNDFSYLGGAGVRHSYSWGARCYDGKWRSPSYQNAAQTRQLLAPLLEQAGGDPAAVVVDLACGTGRFTRLMLAEEEFRGKIIAVDFAPGMLRELRRVLQEMPPAAQSRVEIQEQDVRQWRPAAESLQAVALLEAAEIIHPLGPTLEAIFVGLQPGGLLLTTVVGNGFGWLFPGRRQARAEFSDWLAEIGFVEIQRHPWRRRYDWLLARKPLPPARSHPP
- a CDS encoding protein kinase domain-containing protein is translated as MGSSQPETGNASGSLQATELFDIWRDRTQAGETVDLQTLCAPAPHLADEVRRLIDAWQELFRGLDFLPQAGSFGDFTTSRPERALPEVALETRLVRLEHLADGGLGMIYRAEDAHLRRHVAVKFMQAKCVDDPAARSQFLAEAEVTGRLEHPGVVPVYGVSEHPEHGPFYAMRLIRGPTLEEAIQRFHHPQSQRAAGDHAIALRELLTHFIAVCKTIAYAHNRGVLHCDIKPQNIILGRYGETFVADWGSARMIARGEEERSSGELTLAFGSLESPVGGSSQNTGTLPYMSPEQAAGDAVITRSSDLFSLGATLYVLLTGQTPYDTTVATLLRRQVIHGDYPSVRKRKPDVSHALAKICQKAMALNPAERYASALALADDLNRFLADEPVSCYREPFSRAAGRFVRRHHRAAQVALASLLAIGLLTAVFVGLQSRLARRESQARRAGMIARVELAADSLAYEMDRRLWALDAAARDPRLAAWLEPPEAGEEKQDEAADKHLSLQADSPLNAWLKTTAERYEEELPAYCWFVNAADGVGTQVARYPFLDDQGNRFSSLGQHYSSREYFHGQGANYAPQAGAAPAPLTAPSITRPFRGTHREYVVAFSVPIREGSSGKVLGVIGMAVELGQMTAVGRSFEEGTALAIVYADRLAGTPDDTSAVNQQGLILHHPALQKAIEQHEDPQTSSLLTPHLSPEEYEKITRMAPATAGERLLDGYHDVMGEYDPQYQGDWTVAAAQVVAPMQTRSRGPSGWTVLLQERP
- a CDS encoding tRNA dihydrouridine synthase; protein product: MATVPPPALAPLSIGPVYVGFPVVQAALSGYSDCPMRVIARRLGASYTLCEVMLDQFLLSLKGRQRTSHFLYLTDEEHPVAGQLMGAEPEQFAAASTKLVEAGFDVIDINFGCPVKKVLGRCRGGFHLGQPDVALEVIQRTRDATPAHIPVTVKMRRGIDDSAEARDNFFTILEGAFARGVAAVTVHGRTVKQRYIGPSNWNFLREVKQFLGDRIVLGSGDLFSAADCLEMMRQTGVDGVTVARGAIGNPWIFSQARALAAGLPLPDPPSLFEQREIIAEHYSLAEELYGVDRCAVGMRKFGIKYSALHPDFEQVRPDWGKMHGREDLQAVFAKWYSEDRPGQHPDPAIHRGQGECGA